Proteins co-encoded in one Prunus persica cultivar Lovell chromosome G6, Prunus_persica_NCBIv2, whole genome shotgun sequence genomic window:
- the LOC18774654 gene encoding uncharacterized protein LOC18774654, with the protein MKAALPLLLCLVALLVAPQILSGFPLPSTSTVPAFLWSPHYHQVKAAINYQTISPKDLAKSVLSEGGWSNVLCSGNKFHQPLELALVFVGRELQSSDIPANKHADPALVDLLKGSFTGSNFSMAFPYVAAPEEDAMENSLVSGISETCGQDFGFSNVAFLESCSIEGENFQKLANLQSFHDYLGSRTEKRSNGEVDLVVFCHKESGSSKELDQTHTEGKIFSELISSMDQSGAKYGVLYVSDPSKSIQYPSYRELQRFLAESASGNASANSTACDEVCQIKSSLLEGLLVGIVLLIILISGICCMMGIDTPTRFEAPQES; encoded by the exons ATGAAGGCAGCTCTGCCTTTGCTACTATGTTTGGTGGCTTTGCTTGTTGCGCCTCAGATTCTCTCGGGGTTTCCCTTGCCTTCCACTTCCACAGTGCCAGCTTTCCTCTGGTCACCTCATTACCATCA AGTGAAGGCAGCTATAAATTATCAGACTATCTCTCCAAAGGATTTAGCTAAGTCTGTTCTTTCAGAAGGTGGCTGGTCAAACGTACTA TGCTCTGGAAACAAATTTCATCAGCCTTTGGAGCTGGCTCTTGTCTTCGTTGGTAGAGAG TTACAATCTTCAGATATTCCTGCAAACAAACATGCAGATCCAGCCCTTGTGGACTTGCTCAAA GGTTCTTTCACAGGATCCAATTTCTCAATGGCCTTCCCATATGTTGCTGCACCAGAGGAGGATGCTATGGAAAATTCTTTGGTGTCAGGGATTTCGGAGACTTGTGGGCAGGATTTTGGATTCAGTAACGTTGCTTTCTTGGAGTCGTGCTCTATTGagggtgaaaattttcaaaagctTGCAAACCTGCAATCATTCCAT GATTATCTTGGTTCAAGGACGGAGAAGAGATCCAATGGAGAAGTAGATTTGGTTGTGTTCTGCCATAAAGAATCTGGTTCTTCCAAAGAACTTGACCAAACACATACGGAGG GTAAAATTTTTTCCGAGCTTATTAGTTCCATGGATCAGTCTGGGGCAAAATATGGAGTTCTATATGTTTCAGATCCCAGTAAGTCAATCCAATATCCTTCTTATCGAGAATTGCAAAGGTTTCTTGCTGAAAGTGCTTCAGGAAATGCATCAGCCAATTCAACAGCCTGTGATGAAGTTTGTCAGATCAAATCATCTCTTCTAGAGGGACTTCTAGTT GGAATCGTTTTGCTTATAATCTTAATATCAGGAATTTGTTGTATGATGGGCATCGACACTCCAACAAGATTTGAGGCACCCCAAGAGTCTTGA
- the LOC18775144 gene encoding uncharacterized protein LOC18775144, producing the protein MRDQLSLFLIKNSLGAKMKKGLRNFCNDDGSTSTLNQHHKMTGCTAGPAAAAAHHHHTTSTAADTSSTNNIINPAVPVVRSPTNYDYYLQQNINHNIDTIASSNYINNSDHDHNHDHHQKSPQPTLEEMILRLDLEEEIAARSKYSKLKDYNKNKYYKGRMSCVNNSDILRSARNALNQYPRFSLDGKDAMYLSSFRNSLAAGAGGGRKSDVCCSRPRSDCRGRLSGKVALYEDDDNDTSSSSYNKPSRLPLPATLAGESVVWCKPGVVAKLMGLEAMPLPVPLHHIGGGNGNGKDQKLGIIDVMNMKRRNLMIRKRAQERHDEMQTRLVTNN; encoded by the coding sequence ATGAGAGACCAGCTGTCCTTGTTTCTGATCAAGAACTCTCTGGGAGCCAAGATGAAGAAAGGGTTGAGAAATTTTTGCAACGACGATGGCTCAACCTCTACCCTCAACCAACATCACAAGATGACCGGCTGCACCGCTGgccctgctgctgctgctgctcatcatcatcatactACTTCTACTGCAGCTGATACCTCCTCCACTAACAATATTATTAATCCAGCAGTTCCTGTTGTTCGCTCTCCCACtaattatgattattatttgCAGCAAAATATTAATCACAATATTGATACTATTGCTTCTTctaattatattaataattCAGATCATGATCATAATCATGATCATCATCAGAAAAGCCCGCAGCCGACGTTGGAGGAGATGATATTGCGGTTAGATTTGGAGGAGGAGATAGCGGCAAGATCAAAGTATTCAAAGCTGAAAGACTACAACAAGAACAAGTACTACAAGGGTAGAATGTCTTGCGTCAACAATTCTGATATCTTAAGGTCTGCAAGGAATGCATTAAATCAGTACCCTCGCTTCTCTCTTGATGGCAAGGATGCCATGTACCTCTCCTCCTTCAGAAACAGCTTAGCTGCTGGTGCAGGTGGTGGAAGAAAATCAGACGTATGTTGCAGCAGGCCTAGGAGCGACTGTCGTGGTCGTCTATCAGGGAAAGTAGCATTATATGAGGATGATGATAATGATACAAGTAGTAGTAGTTATAATAAGCCTAGTAGATTGCCTTTGCCAGCCACTTTAGCAGGGGAGAGCGTGGTGTGGTGCAAACCAGGAGTGGTAGCCAAGTTGATGGGGCTAGAGGCCATGCCATTGCCAGTACCTCTACATCATATTGGTGGTGGTAATGGTAATGGTAAAGATCAAAAGCTGGGTATCATCGACGTCATGAACATGAAGAGACGGAATCTCATGATCAGGAAGAGAGCTCAGGAGAGACATGATGAAATGCAGACAAGACTTGTtactaataattaa